The Pseudomonas fluorescens nucleotide sequence CAGCGGTCGACGCTGACCACGCCCAGGTTTGGCACCAGGGTGGTGAACGGATAGTCGGCGACTTTCGGCTTGGCGGCCGATACCGAGCGGATAAAGGTACTCTTGCCGGCGTTTGGCAAGCCCAGCAGGCCGACGTCGGCCAATACTTTCATTTCCAGTTTCAGGTCACGCTGCTCACCCGGTTTACCCGGCGTGGTCTGGCGTGGCGCACGGTTGGTACTGGATTTGAAGCGGGTGTTGCCCAGGCCGTGCCAGCCGCCCTGGACCACCATCAGTTTCTGGCCTGGCTTGACCAGGTCGCCGATGACTTCCTGGGTGGCGGAGTCGATTACCGTGGTGCCGACCGGCACGCGCAGGATCAGGTCGTCGCCCTTCTTGCCGGTGCAGTCGGTGCTGCCGCCGTTGGAGCCGCGCTGGGCCTCGAAGTGACGGGTGTAGCGGTAGTCGACCAGGGTGTTGAGGTTATCGTCGGCAACCATGTATACCGAGCCGCCGTCGCCACCATCACCGCCGTTGGGACCACCGTTCTCGATGAACTTTTCGCGGCGGAAGCTCATGCAACCGTTACCGCCGTCACCGGCTTTGACCCGGATCGATACTTCGTCAACAAACTTCATAAAAACCGCCTCTCGTCAGCTGGACGAGCTGAGTGACACAAAGACATAAGGCTCTTGCAAAAGTGAGCGCGGCGGCCCCGTCACGACAGTAACAACCCACGCCGGCAGCCCATACAAACAGCTTTGCAAGAGACTCACCCCACAAACGAAAAAGCCCCGTCGCGAGACAGGGCTTTTCCAGCGTTCGCGCGATTACTCGGCGACAACGCTCACGTAACGACGACCGAAGGCGCCTTTTACTTCGAACTTGATCTTACCCGCGATCTTGGCGAACAGGGTGTGATCTTTACCCATGCCAACGCCATAGCCAGCGTGGAATTGGGTGCCGCGCTGACGCACGATGATGTTGCCAGGAATGATAGCCTGGCCGCCATACATCTTCACGCCAAGGCGTTTGGCTTCTGAGTCGCGACCGTTACGGGTACTACCACCAGCTTTTTTGTGTGCCATGGTTCAAATTCTCCAGAAATGGATTCAGGCGATTAAGCCGAAATACCGGTGATCTTGATTTCGGTGAACCACTGGCGGTGGCCCATACGCTTCATGTGGTGCTTACGGCGGCGGAACTTGATGATGCGCACTTTGTCGTGACGACCTTGGGAGATCACTTCAGCAACAACCTTGGCACCAGCAACGACTGGAGCGCCGATGTTCACGTCGTCGCCATTGGCAACCAACAGAACGCGGTCGAAAGTCACGGATTCGCCAGTGGCGATTTCCAGTTTTTCGATTTTCAGGTATTCACCTTCGGCGACTTTGTACTGCTTGCCACCGGTAACAATTACTGCGTACATGGGTATTTCTCCGATAATCCTGCTCACCCAGCTCTTTATAGGAAGAGTATTGGCTGGCATGGCTGCATAGGGCTGGAACGGCCCAGTGCAATTGCGTAAGGCAGGTGCTGCCCAGGAAGTTCAGGGTGCGCGATTGTACGCAAGCCCCGCTTTGCTTGCAAGTCCCACCCCCGGCCCACGGGCAGCGCGCCTTGACACGCCGGGACCCGCGACCTAGCATGCCGCGCAACCTTTATGGAGCACCTGTGGCCGATGCAACCCCAAGCTTTCTACCGTGCGGTAGCGGATGACTTCAGCGCCGTTGACGAGATTATCAAGAAACAGCTGACTTCGCGTGTACCGCTGGTATCGAAAATCGGCGACTACATTACCTCGGCCGGCGGCAAGCGCCTGCGCCCGCTGCTGGTGCTGCTGTGCGGCAAGGCCCTGGGCCGCGAAGGCGACGACCTGCGCCTGCTGGCCGCCACCATCGAGTTCCTGCACACCGCCACCCTGCTGCATGACGACGTCGTCGACATGTCCGGCATGCGCCGTGGCCGCTCGACCGCCAACGCCCTGTGGGGCAACGCGCCGAGCGTGCTGGTCGGTGACTTCCTGTACTCGCGCTCGTTCGAGATGATGGTCGAACTGGGCTCGATGCCGGTCATGCAGATCCTCTCCAAGGCCACCCGGGTCATCGCCGAAGGCGAAGTCCTGCAGCTGTCCAAGGTACGCGACGCCAGCACCACCGAAGAAGTCTACATGGACGTCATCCGCGGCAAGACCGCGATGCTGTTCGAGGCCTCGACCCACAGCGCCGCAGCCCTGGCCCAGGCGACCGAGGAGCAGAGCGAAGCCCTGCGCACCTTCGGTGATCACCTGGGCGTGGCCTTCCAGCTGGTCGACGACCTGCTCGACTACAAGGGCGATGCGCAAACCCTGGGCAAGAACGTCGGTGACGACCTGGCCGAAGGCAAGCCGACCCTGCCACTGATCTACACCATGCGCGAAGGTACCGCTGAACAGGCCGCGCTGGTCCGCCAGGCGATCCAGAAAGGCGGCATCGAAGACCTCGAGAGCATCCGCGCGGCCGTCGAAGCCTCCGGCTCGCTGGACTACACCGCCAAGCTGGCCCGCGACTACGTGGCCCGCGCCATTGCCTGCCTGGACGTGCTGCCCGCCAGCGAATACCGCGATGCGCTGGTCGAACTCAGCGAATTCGCCGTCGCCCGCACGCACTGATCCCCTGCTCCGGCCCATCGCTCGATGGGCCCGATTAGCCTCAGACGGTCAAAACCCTATACAATGTAGGTTTTGTACCTGTACGTCTTGAGGAACCTTAGTGAGCACTTTGCCACCCTGCCCCAAATGCAACTCCGAATACACCTACGAAGACGGCGCCCAGCTGATCTGCCCCGAGTGCGCCCACGAGTGGTCGGCTGCCGGTGAAGCCGAAGCGGTCAGCGACGACGCGGTGAAAAAGGATGCAGTGGGCAACGTCCTGCAGGACGGCGACACCATCACCGTAATCAAAGACCTCAAGGTCAAGGGCACTTCGCTGGTGGTCAAGGTCGGCACCAAGGTCAAGAACATCCGCCTGTGCGATGGCGACCACGACATCGACTGCAAGATCGACGGCATCGGCCCAATGAAGCTGAAATCGGAATTCGTCCGCAAGGTCTGATTCTGCCGGGTTTCGGGGTCGCCCTGCGGCCTCGACAGCCCACAGGCGGGAAAAAACCGCCAATAGGTACTTGCTATTTTGATAATAAGAATTATTCTCATTGAACGCTTTCAAGGAGAATAGCCATGACTTATCTGATAGACGCCTGGCTTGACCGCCCCCATCCATACCTGCGCATCCTGCACCGGGAAACCGGCGAGGTCTGTGCCGTGCTTGAAGAAGAAGCACTGGACGAACTGCGCGACCAGGGTGACCTGGATCTCAATGGCCTGAATTCGAGTGAGCCGAGTGTGCTCAAGGAACTGGTGAGGAACCTGTTCCTGTTCTGCTATGCGCGGGCGTTGCGCCCTGGCGGCGGGACCGATTGGAACTGAACAGCATCGCGGGGCAAGCCCGCTCCTACCCGAATTGTGTAGGAGCGGGCTTGCCCCGCGATCGGTCTTACAGAACGTCCAGCAGCTCGACGTCGAACACCAGCACGCTGTGCGGCGGGATGCTGCCAACGCCCTGAGCGCCGTAAGCCAGCTCGCTCGGAACGTACAGGCGCCATTTGCTACCGGCGTTCATCAGTTGCAGGGCTTCGGTCCAGCCGGCGATCACGCCGCTGACCGGGAACTCTGCTGGCTGGCCGCGCTCGTAGGAGCTGTCGAACACGGTGCCGTCGATCAGGGTGCCGTGGTAGTGGGTACGCACGCTGTCGTCGCGGCTTGGCTTGGCGCCTTCGCCAGCGGTCAGTACTTCGAACTGCAGGCCCGAAGCCAGGGTGGTGATGCCGTCACGCTTGGCGTTTTCAGCCAGGAAGGCCTTGCCTTCACCAGCGGCAGCTTCGGCCTTGGCAGCCGCTTCGGCTTGCATGATTTCACGGATGACCTTGAAGCTGGCCGACAGGTCGGCTTCGCTGACGCGGCTGTCCAGGCCATTGAAGGCGTCGGTCAGGCCAGCCAGGATGGCATCCAGGTTCACGCCCGGTGGCGGGTTGTCACGCAGTTGGCCACCCAGCTGACGGCCGATGCCGTAGCTGACGCGAGTTTCGTCGGTAGACAGGTTGAGTTCGGACATTTGCTTGCTCCGCTGCAGGGCGCATGACAGCCGCGCCCTTTATGAAAAGGGCGAGCAGCCTAGCACACTGCGCTGACGCAGATCAGCTACCAGGCAGAACGGCGTGGCATCGGTATTTTCAGGTCGCTGTCACCGGCATCGCCGCCGCCGCACATCTCATCATCCATCGACCAGTGCACCAGGTGCAGCGGCACTGCCGGCAAACCGCCGAGCAGGCGTTGCGCATCGACGACCGAATGCACTTTCAGGCGCTGCCCACGGGCATCCGACAGCGGATGGGCGTGGCCTTTTACCCGGGCCTCGATAATGAAATCCCCGCCCTCGATGGCGATCAGGTTGAGTTCATCGACATGACCGGCCCTGGCCTCGGTGTTCAGTTGTTGAAGGTTCATTGCGATACCTCGTTACTGGAACTTCGAGTGACCGTTCATTTTTTGTACAGCCGCGCACAAAGCACAAGGCAAAAACGCAACCGCCCGTCCGTTTTGCAACGGACGGGCGGTGTTTGACTGGCAAAACGCCTGATCAGTGCTTGGTGACCTTGTCCAGGTAACCCATGGCGAAAGCCGAGACCACGAAGGTCATGTGAATGATCACGTACCACATCAGGTACTGAGTCTCGATGTTGCGCGCGTCCATAAACACCCGCAGCAGGTGGATAGAGGAAATCGCCACGATCGAGGCCGCGACCTTCATCTTCAGCGAAGACGAGTCCATCTTGCCCAGCCAGCTGAGTTTTTCTTTGTCTTCGTCGATGTCCAGCTGCGAGACGAAGTTCTCGTAACCGGAAATCATCACCATCACCAGCAGGCCGCCGACCAGGGCCATGTCGATCAGCGACAGCAGCACCAGGATCAGATCGGCTTCAGCCAGGGCGAAGACGTTGGGCAGGACGTGGAAGATCTCCTGGAAGAACTTCAGTGCCAGCGCCAGCAGGCCCAACGACAGACCAAAATAGATCGGCGCGAGCAGCCAGCGCGAGGCATACATCGCATTTTCGATAATACGTTCCATTGAAAACTCGTCAGGTTGGCAAAAAAGCGAGCGCGAGTATAACAGCCACCCATGACAGAAAAAGCCCGTGGCAAGCTGCCACAGGCAGACGCAGGCACCTCAGGTTTCCGGATGGAACTGGAAGTCGCCGACGTGATGGACACGTTCGCCGTTGATCCGGCGCAACTGGGCTTGCAGGTGCACGCACCAGATCTGCGGATCGTCGGCCAGCTGATAACCGTGCAGGGTCAGGCTGTCGACAATGGCGTTGAGCACCGACTCGGCCACAAACGGCCCGTGAAACGGCCCCTGAGCCTTGATCGCAGAAGGCTGCTCGCCAGCCATGCCGGCGGCAAACAGCAGGGTCCACATGCCGTTGTCACCGGCCAGTGGGCGGATACTGCATTCAATGCGGGTCACCAGGCCCAGGCATTGACGGGTGAGGCTGAGGCTGCGCGGCATGGCGGAGGTCCTCGGTTATAGCCTTGTTCAGCCCTCAGGTGAAGGCTGTCTCATTCCTGTACCTACGACTGTCCCTGAACTGAAGAATAGAAGAATTCCACCCATGCGTGGAAAAACCGGCGCCGAATGGTCATATTCCATTTAGCGCCGTTTTTTTGACTCGTACCACTCAGATCAGGACGGTTTGACCTGGGCCAGAGCCTGTTCGGCCTGCTCCTTTTCTGCCTCCTTAAGGTCTTCTTCGCTGATCATCTCGGCGATTACCCGCAGGCGCTCCACCACCCGGGCATTGACGCTGCCTTCAGGGAACTGGCCTTCTTCATCCGGCTCACCGGCAGGTTCACCGACCAGCAGGCTCAAGGCTTCGTCGGCCTGGCTCACTGCGTAGACATGGAACATGCCGGCCCGCACCGCCTGCAGCACGCGCTCGTCGAGCATCAGCGTGGCAACGTTGGCACGCGGGATGATCGCGCCCTGCTCGCCGGTCAGGCCACGGGCTTCACAGAGGCGGAAGAAGCCCTCGATCTTCTCGTTGACCCCACCCACGGCCTGCACTTCACCGAACTGGTTGATCGAACCGGTGATGGCGAAGCACTGCTTGAGCGGGGTTTTCGACAAGGCCGAGATCAGCGTGCAGGCCTCGCCCAGGGAGGCGCTGTCACCGTCGACGTAACCGTAGGACTGCTCCAGGGCGATACTCGCCGAGATCGCCAGGGGGAATTCCTGGGCATAACGGCTGCCCAGGTAACCGGTAAGGATCATCACCCCCTTGGAGTGGATCGGCTGGCCGAGGTTGACCTCACGCTCGATGTCGACGATACCGCTGCCGCCGGGATAGACAGTGGCGGAAATCCGCGCCGGTATACCGAAGGCCGAATCGCCGACTTCCAGCACGGTCAGGCCGTTGCACTTGCCCACCGCAGCACCGTCGGTATCGATCAGGATGATGCCGGCCAGCATGTCGTCGAGAATCCGCGCCGACACCCGACCGGTACGGGTGGCCTTGGCCTTGAGGGCTCGCTCGATGTGCCCGGCGTCGGTCATTTCATCGCTGGCCAGATGGCGGATGAAGTCCGCCTCGCTGACCAGCTGGAACAGGTCGCCGATACGCGCCGACAAGCGCCCCTGGTGCTCGGCCAGGCGCGCACTGTAAGTCGCCAGGCGCGCCACCGCATCGGCGCTCAGCGGCGCCATGCCCTCCTCGCTGGTACGGGTCTTGAGCAACTGGGCGAACTGCTCCAGGCTCTCGTCGACCATGGGGATGTCTTCATCGAAGTCAACCAGCACCCGGAACATCTCCTGGAAGTCCGGATCGTGATCCTGCAGGGCGTAGTACAGCTGCCGCGCGCCGATGATCACCACCTTGATGTTCAGCGGGAGCATCTGCGGGTTGAGGGTCACGGTGGCCAGGCGGCCGAATTCGCCCAGGGGCGATTCCATCTTCAGCTTGCGTGACTGCAGGGCGCGCTTGAGCGCATCCCAGACAAACGGCTCGCTGAGCATCTTCTCGGCTTCAAGAATCAGGAAACCGCCGTTGGCCCGGTGCAGGGCACCCGGGCGCAGTTGCCGGTAGGTGGTGTACAGCGCGCCCTGATCGGTGCTGTATTCGATACGGCCGAACAGGTTGTCGTAGGTCGGGTGCGGCTCGAATACCACCGGCGCGCCGCCGCTGGCGTGATGGCCAACCACCAGGCTGGGGGCGTACTGCTCTTCGAGCAGCTTGCGCGCCTGGGCGTCGGTCTTGCTGTCATCGACCAGTTGCTCGACCACGGTGCGCAGCAAGTAGACCTGCATGGCCTGCAGGTAGGCACAGACGGCAGCGTTCTCTGCGTACTTTTCGGACAGCGGTGCCAGCAATGGCTGCAAGGCCAGGGTGATGGTTTCTTCGTTGAGGTGACGCAACTGGTTGCTCGATTCGCGCTTCCATTGCGGCAGGCTCGCCAGCTCTTCGTTCAGGCGCTCTTCCAGCACGGCGATATCGTCATGGAAACGCTCACGCTCGGCTTCCGGCAACTGGGCGAACTCGGCTTCATCCAGCGCCTTGCCGTCGGCCATCGGGGTGAAGGCGACGTTGCTGCTGTCGCGGTACAGGGCCACGTCTTTTTCCAGCGAGGCGCGCTCGATCACATCCAGGGCGCGGTCGTAACGCTGGTTGAAGGCACGGTCGATGGCGCTCTTCTTCTGCTGGTAGGACGGGTGTTCGAAGACCGCCGGAAAGGTTGCCAGCAGGTTGTCGATCAGACCACCGATATCACTGATGAACGCCCCGGCGCTGCCCGGTGGCAACTCCAGCGCGCGCGGCTCGCGTGGCTCGTCGTAGTTGTTGACATAGACCCAGTCCGACGGCGTATGCAGGCGCTTGCCTTCGGCCTTGAGGTAGCGTTTGACGAACGAGAAACGGCCAGTGCCGGGCTCGCCCATGACAAATACGTTGTAACCAGGACGGGGCATGGCGACGCCGAACTGCAAGGCTTCAACTGCACGTTCCTGGCCAAGCACACCGCGAAAAGGCTCCAGATCATTGGTGGTGGAAAAAGCGAACTGTTCAGCGGAAAACGGCCGGGTCAGGGCTTCGGGCGCAAGACGCAGGCTCGCAGCGACAGGATCGGGCATCGGGCTTCCTTACTTCGGCGGGGCGGATGTCAGCATTCTGGCGCCGTGCGCGTGCGCCTTGCAAGGCTCATCGCTGCTTATTGTCGCAGGGGCGAAAAGCCGATCCACGTCAATATTTTCAGGCAATCTTTCGCAATAAATCACGGAACCGTTAGATCGTGCCTAAACTCCAAACTGCGCGGCTGGGTAAATAACCGACCCGCCCTGGCAACTGGTCCTGCAGATATGCCAGACAACCCTGACCTTTGGTATGTATTTCTAGAAAGAGAACAATGCTATGAAACGGATTCTTCTGGGTACTCTGTTCACCGCGGTTTCCCTCAATGCCATGGCCCAGGCGCCTGGCGGACCGGACTGCGGCTGGGGCAACATGCTGTTCGAGGGCCAACGCGGCACACCGGCCCACTTCCTTGCATCCACCACCAACGGCACCTCCGGCAACGCCACGTTCGGCATGACTTCGGGCACCAACGGCTGCTCGACCAACGCTGCGCTGACCTATGGCGGTAAATCGTGGTTCGCCATGAACGGCATGATGAACGAACTCTCCGAAGACATGGCCAAGGGTCAAGGTGAAGCACTGACCACCTATGCCGTGGTGCTTGGTGTTGCACCGGAAGATCGCGCGCACTTCGCCGCAGTTACCCATCAACACTTCCAGGACATCTTCAAGACCGCCGATGTCACAGCTGAAGACGTGCACAGCAACACCATCGCAGTGCTGAAAAGCGATCCGCGCCTGGCCAAATACGCCACCCAGGCTTAAGCTCGGCCCACCCGCCCCCTCACCGGGGCGGGTTGTTGTCCGCCTCTATCGGCATCATTCAGACTTAGTTGCCCGACATGCTCAAACGCCTTGCCTACCTGGCGCTCTGTGCCTGCGCCCCGCTGCATGCTGCCCCTTCATTCGATGACGCACGTCTAAAGCAACTGGCGGCCGACCGCTACTGGATCGCCCTCGGTCACTACGAGACGGCCAAGCTCGGCGGCTGGCGCAGCTACGTCGATGACCAGCGCTTCTTTCTCGCCGAAGACGGCGCCCATCACCCGGACCAGGAACTGCGCGCCACCGTCAAGGCGCTGTACGCACCGGCGAGCCTGGGCGACAAACACGCCCAGTGTGTGTTCCCGGCGCGTACCCGCTGGCTGCGCGAACAGTTGCAGCTGGCCGACCTGCCGAGCCCGGACTGCGAGGAATACACCCAGTGGTTCAAGGACGTGTCGCCGCACAGTGCGGTGATGATCTTCCCGGCCGCGTATCTGAACAGCCCCTCGTCGATGTTCGGCCATACCCTGCTGCGCATCGACCAGGCCGACGTGCAGAGCAACGAAACCGCCCTGCTCAGCTACGCGATCAACTTCGGCGCCTATATCGAAGGCAACGACAACAGCATCCTCTACGCCTGGAAGGGTCTGATGGGCGGCTATCCAGGCCTGTTCGCCCTGGTGCCCTACCAGGAAAAGCTCTCCGAATACCGCAGCCTGGAAAACCGCGACCTGTGGGAATACCGGCTGAACCTGACCCCGGAAGAAACCGGGCGCATGGTCGAGCACATCTGGGAACTCAAGCAGATCCAGTTCGACTACTTCTTCTTCGATGAAAACTGCTCCTACCGCCTGCTCGAACTGCTGCAAGTGGCGCGCCCGAGCCTGGACCTGACCTCGCAATTCCCGCTGACTGCGATCCCCACCGACACGGTCAAGGCGGTCAAGCAGTCGGGCCTGGTCGAGCGCATCGACTACCGGCCGTCACGCGAACGTGAACTGCTGGAGCGGGCCAAGCCGCTGGATGCGCAGGAGCAGCAACAGGTACTGGCGGTCAGTGCCGACACTGCACAATTGCAAAGCCCCGCGTTCACCGCCCTGCCCCGCGAGCGCCAGGCCCTGGTGCAGGACGCCGCCTATCGCCTGGAACGCTACCGCGCCAATGGCCAGGAGCGTGACCCGGCGCGCACCAAACGCAGCTTCGAGCTGCTGCGGGCGATCAACCGCAACCCGCCGCCGGAGCTGGATATCGAGCGCCCAGGGCTGCCTGAAGACGGTCATCAGTCGCGCACCTGGCAACTGGGCCTGGGCAGCCGCGATGACCGCGCCTATGCCGAATATGGCTTGCGCATGGCCTATCACGACCTCAACGACAACGCCTACGGCTTCCCCCTCGGCGCGCAGATCGAGATCCTCCAGCTCAAGCTGCGCCAGTACGAAGGCAACGACTGGCAGGTGCAGCGCCTGGACCTGGCCACCATCCGCTCGCTGACCCCGCGCAATGCCCTGCTGCAACCCTGGTCATGGCAGGTTGCCGGGGGCCTTGAGCGAGTGCTGGGCAAGCATGGTGACGAGGTGCTGGTCAGCCACGTAAATGGCGGCGCCGGCGGTACCTGGCAACTGGCCGATGACCTGCTGGGCTTTGCCCTGGGCACGGTGCGGGTCGAACACAACAACGACTTTGCCGGCTTCATTGCTCCGGCTGCGGGCTTCAATACCGGGCTGCTGTGGCGCAACCCGCTGGGCAACCTGAGTGTCGAGGCCAAGGCCGACTATTTCACCAACGGCGAGGTGCGCCGCAGCCTGAGTTTGAACCAGCAATGGGAGCTCTCCCGCGACCTGGGCCTGCGCCTCAGTGCCAGCCGCGACTTCAGCAAGTTGGCGTCGGCGCAGAACGAGGTGATGCTGGAGCTCAAGTGGTATCACTACTGAGGACCTCTTTGCGGGGCAAGCCCGCTCCTACAAAACGCGCAATCCTGTAGGAGCGGGCTTGCCCCGCGAAGCACTTCAACTGTTTCACACGGTTTTGACACGCCACCGACAATCCGCCACCTAAACTTTCCCTGGCAAGCGGAGAGTCTGAACATGCGGCGGTACTGGTTGGTAATGGTGATAATGGGTGTGCTCACAGGTTGCCAGACGACCCATGAGCAATTGATCAACCAAGGTTATCCACCGGCCTACGCCGATGGTTTCCAGGACGGTTGCAGCAGCGGTCGCCAGGCCGCCGGGGTGATGGCCGGAGACTTTCGCAAGGACGTGCCGCGCTATTTGCACAATCGCCAGTACGAGTCCGGTTGGGACGATGGTTTTCGCCAGTGCCACGCCATGCAGGAGAACCAGGACCTGCAGGAATACCGTGCCCGACACTGGGAGGAGCGCGATGAGCAGTGGCAGGAAGAAAAGGACCGCGATGCCGCCCGCGCCTATCGACGCAAATAGGTCGCAATCGGACATCCGATGCAACTGCCGGGCTGTCAGCATGGTCTCCCATGAAAGGAGGCCCTCATGAGCCGAGCATTCGTCAACGAAGACCAGGCCGCCGCCCAAGCCAGCCAACCGGTGGAACGCCGGGTCAGCGAGCAACCCAACCATGTCACCGCCCTCGGCCTGACCCTGTTGCAGCAACGGGTTGCCGAACTGAACAGCCTGCGCAGCGAACTCCTGAACCAGGGTGACCAGGCCGACAAGCAGCGCCTGGCCGAAACCGAACGCGACCTGCGCTACTTCAGCGCCCGGGTGCAAAGCGCACAGGTCGTCGCCCCGGCCACATCCCATGACAAGGTGCAGATCGGCAGCCGGGTACTGTTCGTCGATGAGCAGGGCCAGCAGCATCAGGTGCAACTGGTCGGTGAAGACCAGGCCTCTGCCGCCAGCGGCCTGATCAACTGGGGTTCACCCTTGGGCCGGGCGCTGCTGGGAGCTGCGCCCGGTGACCAGGTGCTGTGGCGACGACCGGCAGGAGATCTGTCGATCGAGGTCGTCGCCATCGAGCCCGAGGCTTAGACCACGCCCTGGGCGAGCATGGCGTCGGCAACCTTGACGAAGCCGGCGATGTTGGCACCTTTGACGTAGTTGATCCGGCCGTTTTCTTCGCCGTAGTGTACGCAGGCGTGGTGGATCGACTGCATGATGTTGTGCAGCTTGCTGTCCACCTCACCAGCGGTCCACAGCAGGCGCATGGCGTTCTGCGACATCTCCAGGCCACTGACGGCCACGCCGCCGGCGTTAGACGCCTTGCCCGGGGCAAAGAGGATGCCGGCCTCGATGAAGATATCCACAGCCTCAAGGGTGGTTGGCATGTTGGCGCCTTCGGCCACGCAGATGCAACCGTTGCGCAGCAGGGTGCGGGCGTCTTCGGCGTCCAGTTCGTTCTGGGTCGCGCAAGGCAGGGCGATGTCGCAGGCCAGGCTCCAGGGGCGTTGGCCCTTGCGGAATTCCAGGCCAAAACGTTCGGCCAGTTCGCTGATACGGCCACGCTTGACGTTTTTCAGCTCCATCAGCGCATCCCACTGCTCGTCGCTCATGCCGGCTTCGCAGTACAGGGTGCCTTCGGAGTCGGACAGCGAGATGACCTTGCCGCCCAGGTCCATGACCTTGCGCGCGGCATACTGGGCAACGTTGCCGGAACCGGAGATGGCCACCCGGCGCCCGTCGATGCGCAGGTCCTGGCGCTTGAGCATTTCTTCGGCGAAGTACACGCAGCCGTAGCCGGTGGCTTCCGGGCGGATCAGGCTGCCGCCGTAGGTCATGCCCTTGCCGGTCAGCACCGAGGTGAACTGGTTGGCCAGGCGCTTGTACTGGCCGAACATGAAGCCGATCTCGCGGGCGCCGACGCCGATGTCACCGGCCGGCACGTCGAGGTCGGCGCCGATGTGGCGGTACAGCTCGCTCATGAATGCCTGGCAGAAGCGCATGACTTCGGCATCGCTCTTGCCCTTCGGATCGAAGTCCGAGCCGCCCTTGCCGCCGCCCATGGGCAGCGAGGTCAGGGAGTTCTTGAACACCTGCTCGAAGGCCAGGAACTTCAGCACGCCGAGGTTTACCGAGCGGTGAAAACGCAGGCCGCCCTTGTACGGGCCGATGGCACTGCTCATCTGGATGCGGTAACCGCGGTTGACCTGGACCTTGCCCTGGTCATCGACCCACGACACGCGAAACAGGATCGCCCGCTC carries:
- the gdhA gene encoding NADP-specific glutamate dehydrogenase, which codes for MIESVEDFLARLKQRDPAQPEFHQAVEEVLRSLWPFLEANPHYLQAGILERMVEPERAILFRVSWVDDQGKVQVNRGYRIQMSSAIGPYKGGLRFHRSVNLGVLKFLAFEQVFKNSLTSLPMGGGKGGSDFDPKGKSDAEVMRFCQAFMSELYRHIGADLDVPAGDIGVGAREIGFMFGQYKRLANQFTSVLTGKGMTYGGSLIRPEATGYGCVYFAEEMLKRQDLRIDGRRVAISGSGNVAQYAARKVMDLGGKVISLSDSEGTLYCEAGMSDEQWDALMELKNVKRGRISELAERFGLEFRKGQRPWSLACDIALPCATQNELDAEDARTLLRNGCICVAEGANMPTTLEAVDIFIEAGILFAPGKASNAGGVAVSGLEMSQNAMRLLWTAGEVDSKLHNIMQSIHHACVHYGEENGRINYVKGANIAGFVKVADAMLAQGVV
- a CDS encoding DUF3015 domain-containing protein, with protein sequence MKRILLGTLFTAVSLNAMAQAPGGPDCGWGNMLFEGQRGTPAHFLASTTNGTSGNATFGMTSGTNGCSTNAALTYGGKSWFAMNGMMNELSEDMAKGQGEALTTYAVVLGVAPEDRAHFAAVTHQHFQDIFKTADVTAEDVHSNTIAVLKSDPRLAKYATQA
- a CDS encoding lipoprotein, coding for MRRYWLVMVIMGVLTGCQTTHEQLINQGYPPAYADGFQDGCSSGRQAAGVMAGDFRKDVPRYLHNRQYESGWDDGFRQCHAMQENQDLQEYRARHWEERDEQWQEEKDRDAARAYRRK
- a CDS encoding DUF4105 domain-containing protein translates to MLKRLAYLALCACAPLHAAPSFDDARLKQLAADRYWIALGHYETAKLGGWRSYVDDQRFFLAEDGAHHPDQELRATVKALYAPASLGDKHAQCVFPARTRWLREQLQLADLPSPDCEEYTQWFKDVSPHSAVMIFPAAYLNSPSSMFGHTLLRIDQADVQSNETALLSYAINFGAYIEGNDNSILYAWKGLMGGYPGLFALVPYQEKLSEYRSLENRDLWEYRLNLTPEETGRMVEHIWELKQIQFDYFFFDENCSYRLLELLQVARPSLDLTSQFPLTAIPTDTVKAVKQSGLVERIDYRPSRERELLERAKPLDAQEQQQVLAVSADTAQLQSPAFTALPRERQALVQDAAYRLERYRANGQERDPARTKRSFELLRAINRNPPPELDIERPGLPEDGHQSRTWQLGLGSRDDRAYAEYGLRMAYHDLNDNAYGFPLGAQIEILQLKLRQYEGNDWQVQRLDLATIRSLTPRNALLQPWSWQVAGGLERVLGKHGDEVLVSHVNGGAGGTWQLADDLLGFALGTVRVEHNNDFAGFIAPAAGFNTGLLWRNPLGNLSVEAKADYFTNGEVRRSLSLNQQWELSRDLGLRLSASRDFSKLASAQNEVMLELKWYHY
- a CDS encoding GreA/GreB family elongation factor, with translation MSRAFVNEDQAAAQASQPVERRVSEQPNHVTALGLTLLQQRVAELNSLRSELLNQGDQADKQRLAETERDLRYFSARVQSAQVVAPATSHDKVQIGSRVLFVDEQGQQHQVQLVGEDQASAASGLINWGSPLGRALLGAAPGDQVLWRRPAGDLSIEVVAIEPEA